Below is a window of Myroides profundi DNA.
TTGATAGCTTTTCATAACGTGATAAATAAGATACCTCAGTAGGAAGATCCTCTGTACTTGAAAGGGTATGTAAAGAAAGGCTGTTATCTCCTACTCTAACCTTATCGCTACTTATGGCAATATCCTGAAGGCTTCCTCTTTTACTAGAACTTAGAGTCAGGTACTGCTTTAAAAGCCCGCTTTTATCGTCCGAACCTATGATATCTTCTTCTGTTAGTTTAATTAACTGAATGAGTCCACTATCATTAACTATTTTCTCAAGTTGAGCAGTAGCCTCTAAAAAGCTTTGAACCGTGTCTTTATCTCTTATTTCTTTAGGAATAAGCTCTCCTCTTGTAAGTGAACAGAAATTGCTTTGGCTTTTGATTCGCTCCTTAGTAGTCTTAGTAATAAACAAATAACAACTATGATTCAGATAGGGACGCATGTTAAAGTGCCTTTCAAAGCTTCGACTTAGATAGCTTTGTTCTAGATCTTTAAAATCCGCCTTATAGCTTTCTTTTATAAACCAATCTTGCTTGTGAATCACAATAAACTCAGGCAATGTTTTTATAGCCTTATGCCACAGGCTGTGAATAGTCTCATACTCCTTATCTGAGATGGTGAATATCTCAGGTAAGATGACTTTATAGCAAACCGTGATATCCCCTTGCTTTGAGACAATGCAGTTATTCTCAACCGCCAAAATCGGAAACATCCTTTCTAAGGTATTTGTTTTAGCTGTATTTCTCATAGTGTATTAGTTTTAAGTTACTACTTAAATACCCTCTAAAATCTTTTCTTGAGATGATATATCTTGGAAAGTATTTTCTGGCTTGAAGCTTCATAAGACCGTACTGACCGTATTTCTTATTCAGTGAAAATACTTTGTAAACAAGATAGCCAGATAGTCCAAGACCAAGGGCTAAACAAATAAGATTGTTTACCCCTGCCATATACAAAACCATAATAAAAATTAGATTTCCTAATAGTCCACCTGCAAAATAAAACAGGTACTGAGCCTTGAGTCCCTTAAATTCTACGCTAGCTCCAATGCCTTTATTAATATTATACTTTTTCATAAGCGCATTGTTTAAAGGAAAAATGATCTTAGAATTGTAGCCGCTACAATTAAGAAGATACAAGCCCCAAACCAGCTTGCAGCTGTTTTGCTTGTATCGGGATCACCAC
It encodes the following:
- a CDS encoding DUF4133 domain-containing protein, producing MKKYNINKGIGASVEFKGLKAQYLFYFAGGLLGNLIFIMVLYMAGVNNLICLALGLGLSGYLVYKVFSLNKKYGQYGLMKLQARKYFPRYIISRKDFRGYLSSNLKLIHYEKYS